The genomic segment GCCGCGATCGCGGGCCTGTTCAGTGCAAAGCTTTCGTGGAACATTGGCCCACTTCTTGCGCCGTTCGACATCACCGCTGTTCTCTGTTCTGAAGTTAGGATGTCCACGATAGCTCTCCTCAAAGACTCTCTGTCGTTGGAGATGGCGAGGGCTTGAAATACTGCACTATCTATCTGGGCGTATTCAACGGATTGTTCCAGCCTTTTTGTCCCTCCTCCGGAGGTAGTGAGTGAGTTGTAGTATTCTTCCTGCCCAGATTTTATGACGTGATGCCATATCTCAGAGGAGCGGAGATGGAAGAAAGGCGGACCAATCTGCGGCAGATCGTCCCCCAGCGCAAACTCTTGGAAGATCCTTGAGAAGGTCTGCCGCAGCTCTGCGTCAAGATATACTCTGTTCTCTAGGATGTGACCGCGCTCGATCAATTCAAGGACAGCAAGCCAAAGTATGAGCTGGTGTGGCTTATCACGACCGCTCCACCTACCTCTTTTAGTGGAGTTCAGGACTTTGGTTGCCAAGCCAGTCATGTGTATTACAGGTGGCACACGAGACAAGACGTGTCGTCTTCCTCGTCAAGGAGATCAAGGAGTGCGCTGCTCGTAGAGTCCTTTGTGCGTAATTGGGAGAGCTTGATTTGCTCCACCCTTTGTGGACTTTGAAGCTCCTCTAAGCTCTCCGCTGCAGACCAAGTAAATCTCTGACCTGTCGCTTCATCGAACTTTTCGAAGGCTTTGGCTTTCTCGTAAAGCTCTGGGTGCTTTTCAAGAAGTCCCACCCATTCTCTGCGCTGCTGATAAAAGCAGAAGTAGCAGCCAGATCGGGAGCGCCACTGATAATATTCGGGAATACCAAGCCCGCTCTCTTCCAAGAGCTTGAAGACGTCTCGCTTGATAAGTCCGTCTTCGATAAAAGGATAGACTGCTTTGAGGTTAGGCTTGGTAGATATATAGCCTTTACGATGAGGTTCGTCAGCGCGAATAGCTATGTAGCTAATGGCCTCTTGATCACCGACATACTTCTCAAAAGGCTTGATTTTTAGCATTCTTGTGCACCATCGGGTGCGGCTGTCCGGTAGAACGCCTCGATAAATGTCCAAGTAATGCGAAAAGGGTCTGTCTGGATTAAGGCGAACTATGGGCTTGCCTAGGTATGCCTCAAGTCGATCAAGGTACTCGTAAGTCTCTGGCAATTCCTCGCCGGTGTCGCAGAAGATGTACTCCATCTCCGGAACCTTGTCGCGCATGTAGATCGCCAGCGCCGTGCTGTCCTTGCCGCCGGACAGCGACAGGATGTGGCGCGTGGGACGGGCCTGTGATTGAGTCATGATCCAGACCGAATCTACTGCGCAGCCGCTGCTCGTGCTGGCAGATTTGCGGATCAGACTCATGGGCGGCGCAGAAGGACACCAGCTGTGGCATTCCGCTGTGCAGGTCGTGCTCCACACCTATGTGCTGTACAGCGCGGTGCGCTTTCGCCAAAGCCGGGCTACTCGGCGTCCAGTTCCTGCAGCAGCCGCAGCAGCGCGAGCTTCATGGCGTCGCGGTGCTTGCCGGGCATACTCGGCCCCCCACCGGACAGGCCCAGCGAGGCCCTGAGGCTCTGGACGTAGCGCTCACTGGCCCGCTCCGCCTCGGGGCTGCTGTAGCCCAGTTGCCGGGCCGCCAGACTGTAGGTCTGGGCCAGGGCCTGCGCCTGCGTGGGGAAGCGGTCGGCGTCTGCATCCGTCCAAGAGCGCGGCGAGCGGCCCGCGACCAGCGCGAGCACGCCGTCCAGCACGGTCTCCGGCTTGCCGGGACTGCACAGGCGGCCCACCAGCGGCACCAAGGTGGCCGGCAGGGGGCGGCCCTGCAAGGTCTGCGCCTGCTCGGTCAGGGCCTGCCAGCCCGCATCGGTGGGCGGGAAGTCCAGGGCCCCCAGCAGGGTGGCGCGGGCCTGCGCCGTCTGCTCCGGGGCGTGGGCGGCCCAGGTGCGGATGGCCGCGTTCAGCGCGTCGAAGAACGCGGCGGTGCGCGTAGGGTCGCCGGGGCCGTCTCCGATGGCTGGCAGTCCCAAGGCGGCGGGAATGTCAGTGAAGAGCAGCTTCTCCGGACTGCGGGCCCGCTCGAAGGCGCCCCGCAGGGCCAGCACTTCGGCGGACAGGCGACCGGTGCGCCAGGAGGTGTCGGGCAGGCCCTTGACCATGCGAATGAGATGGCGCACGACCGGCACCAGGGCTTCGGGCGTCTTCAGGCTGGCCGCCAGGCGCACCAGCACGTCGGCCCGCTCGCCGCGCACGGCGCTCCCGGCGACCGCGAAGAGTTCGGGGCGGCGCAGCAGCACCTCGAAATCCGCGATGCCCGGCTCGGGCACAAAGGCCCCTTCCCGGTAGAGGCTGATCTCGTGGGGGTGCGCCTGCATGAACGCCGCGAGCAGCACGGGTTGCAGGCCTGCCGTCACGCCGTAGGGCGGAGCCGCGAGCTCCGCGAAGAGGGCATCGACGGCCAGCGGCTCCGCCGCGCCGAATACGCGCTCGGCCATTCGCGCCCAGGCTGGCGCGAGGTTCGTCGGGTGCCCTTCTTCGGGGTCCTGGAACTGCCAGCCGCCCTCCTCCTCCTCGGGGTCGAGGGGGGCATGCAGGCCGGTCGCCCGCAGAACGCTCTCGTACATGCTGCGTTCGGGCGGGTACCCCTCGATGCCCAGCAGCGGTTCGTCCGCCTGCGTCAGCATCCGCTCGATCAGGGTACGCCGCGCGGCCGCCGCCGCCGAGGACAGGGTGCGGCGGTTGACCAGCTCGTTGAGCACGCGGGGCGACTGCGGGTACACGGCGTCCATCGCCGCCGACAGGAGTTGCGTGACCTGCCGGGGGGTCCGCGCGGGCGCCCGCTCACCGAGGTGGTGGTAGGCGGCCTGGCTGCCCTGCGGGGCCGGGCGCGGGTCAAGCAGCTGCTCGACGGCGGTGACCAGCAGCGTCTCCAGGTGCGAGAGGCGCTCGGCCACCTCGCGCCGGGCGACGCGGTCGTCGCGCAGTTCCGGAGTGCTCTCGCGCAACCAGTGCAGGGCGCGCAGCTCGGTGGCGGCCTCACGCAGCGAATGGATTTGCTCAGGGACCACCACCACCAGCTCGGGGCGCTCCCGCAGCGCTTCGTCCTGCGCCCAACGCGCGAACGCCTCGCCCTGTTCCGGGCTGCCCGGCAGCGTGCACACCAGGATGCCGTCAGCCCCGGCCGCGGGGGTCAGGCGGTCGGGGTCGGTCGGCTCGTCGAGGTACCGGACCTCGAAGAAGCGCAGCGCTCCCGTGTCGAAGGAGTGCCGCCGGGCCACCAGCGGGCGCCGGGGCAGGTACCGCTCCAGGATCTCGGACAGGGCGAGCTGCGCCCCCACCGTGCGACGGCCCTCTTCCAGCCGCTCCTCGATGTCCACGTCACTGCCCTCCCACACCCGGAAGGTGCGGTTGAAGCGCCGGTAGACGATCAGCGAGCGGTGCTCGAGTTCCTGCAAGGTGCGCGCCACCTCGGGGTCATCCGGGGTGTCCCGCAGGGCCAGCGAGATCAGTTCCGCGCTCGGCACCAGCGTGCTGACGTCTCCCAGCACGCCCAGCAGCCCCACCGTCTTGAGGGTCTGCACCTGCACCTCGCTCAGGTCCGGGTGCCGCTCGACCGCGTCGATCACCTCCAGCCAGCGCCGCGCGAACGCCTGGCGCGAGAGGCTGCCCAGCAGGTTCAGGGCGAAGTAGTCGAACAGGTCCGCCAGGCGCACCAGCGCCGCGCGGGCGGGCCACAGGTCAGGCACCGCGTGCGGCTCGCCGCTGAGCAGGTACGCGAAGAGCGAGCGCTCATTTTGCGCGAAGCGGCGGAACAGGTGCGGCAGGGCGAGCAGCACGGTGGGGTGGAGAGGTGCGGCCGCGCGGGCCAGCGTCAGGAACTCTTCTTCCCCCAGGGCGCGGGGGGCCTGCCCCAGCGCGGCGATGCCCTCCGCCGCGCTTGCGGCCTGCGCGAGCAGGTCGCGGGCCGGGCGGGTAGGCAGGGCCTCCATCGCCTGCGCCGAGAGGCGCATCTGCTGCTCGGGGGGCTCCAGGAAGGCGATGTCGGCGAAGCGCCCCTGCACCTTGGCCCACTCCTTGCGGGCGCTGGCGATCAGGTGCTCGCCGTACTGCTCGAAGGCCTGGTGCAGGACCCCGACCACCAGCAGGGGGCGCTCGCCACTGCGGGCGGCCACCTCCGCAAGTTCCTGCAACAGGTAGATGTCCTCGCCCTCGAAGCGGCCCGCGTACTCCAGCGCCTTGCCCAGCTCGTCCAGCACCAGCAGCAAGCCCCCGTAGCCCTCCTCGGACGCCAGCGCCTGGAGGGTCTCGAACTGCCGCAGCAGTGCGCGGGTGTCGGGCGCGCCGCCCTGGGCCCGCGCACGTTCGAGGTCCAGCCGCCAGGCGTCCGCGGCCGCGCCGCGCAGGGGGAGCGCGGCCCCCTGCAACCCTTCCAGCAAGGCCGTTCCCAGGGGAGCCCGGCGCAGGGTCAGGGCGACGGGCAGGAAGGGCCGGGGCGCGCCGCGCCGCCACTCCTCCGCCAGGATGGGATCGGCCGCCTGCAACAGGGCCTGGCCTTCGCCAGCCGGGGCTTGCAGCAGCCGGGTCAGGAACAGCGCGAATGCGGACTTGCCGCTGCCGTAGGGGCCGGTCAGGGTCCAGGCGCGCTCGGTGCCCTGGGGCCCCAGGGCGCCCAGCATGCGGCGCAAGACGGCGCGGGCCTGCGTGGTGAGGGTGTAGCCTTCCAGGGCGCCCGGCGCCTGGGCGTCGCGCTCCAGGCGCACCGAGCGCAGGAAGCGCAGGGGGCCAGCAGCTGGGGCGGGGGGCAGGGACGCGGCGCTCACGCCTGCTCCTCGTAGTGACGGGCGAGCAGCTCGGCCGGGTCCAGGGACCGCCGCAGGTACAGCTGCTTAAGGCCTGCCGTGTCGTCCAGCTCGATGGCGCCGCCGGTCTGCTCCTGCACGGCTTCGATCAGCTCGACCAGCGCATTCTCCGAGAGCTTGAACGCCTGCCCCGGGCTCCCCAGGCCGTAAAGCGCGTCGTGCAGGGCGACGGTCTGGCGCTCGCCCCGCGTGCGCTCCAGGAACTCCAGCAGCGCCGCGCCGAAGATAAGCACGGGAAGGGTCCGCTTGTGCCCGATCACGAAGGCGTACCGGTCCCCGTCTTGCAGTGGCCGCAGCAGGCCGAGCTCGGCCAGCGGACAGTCGAAAGATTCCTCGGCCAGGCCCTTTTTGCTGCTCTTGCCGGGCAGGTAGGTGCGGATCAGGCAATCGATGTCGCGGTCGATGGTCGAGCGCCTGCTGCGCGCCTGCTGCCGCTCGGCGAGTTCGGTCAGGGCGTCGGTGAGTTCGCCGCGCGTGAACTCCTGCCGGGTCCAGCGAAAAAAAGCGTAATGCCACGCCGCGGCCTTTTCGGGACGGTTGACGAGCTGCCAGTGCAGCCACCACAGCGAGCCCGCGTCTTCGAGGTAGGGATCCCAGCGGCCCAGCAGCTGCTCGCCCAGCACCGTGATGGCCGTCTCGCCCCGGCCCATGTCCTCCAGCACGCCCGTCGCGACGCCCCAGTGCCGGATGCTCTGCACCATGTTCTTGCCGACGCCCAGGGTGACGAGCGCCGAGGGCTGCGAAAAGAACATGGCGTGCCGCTGCGCGCCGCGCAGCCCTTTGGTCAGCCAGCCGTAGCGGAAGGGGAACGTCTCGTGCCCGGCGAAGCCGAGCTTGGAGCCAGCGAAATCGGACACGGGGGCAGGGGACACAACCCGGCAACTATAGAGGAGTGGGGGAAGGGCCGCCCGCCACTTTGCGCGGTAAGACCGCTGCCACATGTGCGGCCCTAGGCTGGCCCCAAAGCTCGTAGGCTGAGCTACCGCCTTTTTCTCGTCGGTCAAGGAACCCACACCATGCTTGATGCCCAACTTCGGCCCCACCGTGACTACCTGCTGGCGCAAGCTGCCGGCCAGAAACTCTTCCTGATGCTGACCCTGCGCCCCGGCGCAGCGGCCCGCCAAGCCCGCCCGCCGCTGTCGGTCGCTTTTGTGGTGGACACCTCGGGTTCGATGCGTGAAGTCGTCACCGAGCCCACCGAGTGGACCGGTCAGACCTA from the Deinococcus sp. NW-56 genome contains:
- a CDS encoding phosphoadenosine phosphosulfate reductase family protein — encoded protein: MSLIRKSASTSSGCAVDSVWIMTQSQARPTRHILSLSGGKDSTALAIYMRDKVPEMEYIFCDTGEELPETYEYLDRLEAYLGKPIVRLNPDRPFSHYLDIYRGVLPDSRTRWCTRMLKIKPFEKYVGDQEAISYIAIRADEPHRKGYISTKPNLKAVYPFIEDGLIKRDVFKLLEESGLGIPEYYQWRSRSGCYFCFYQQRREWVGLLEKHPELYEKAKAFEKFDEATGQRFTWSAAESLEELQSPQRVEQIKLSQLRTKDSTSSALLDLLDEEDDTSCLVCHL
- a CDS encoding DUF4007 family protein; this encodes MSDFAGSKLGFAGHETFPFRYGWLTKGLRGAQRHAMFFSQPSALVTLGVGKNMVQSIRHWGVATGVLEDMGRGETAITVLGEQLLGRWDPYLEDAGSLWWLHWQLVNRPEKAAAWHYAFFRWTRQEFTRGELTDALTELAERQQARSRRSTIDRDIDCLIRTYLPGKSSKKGLAEESFDCPLAELGLLRPLQDGDRYAFVIGHKRTLPVLIFGAALLEFLERTRGERQTVALHDALYGLGSPGQAFKLSENALVELIEAVQEQTGGAIELDDTAGLKQLYLRRSLDPAELLARHYEEQA